The Actinocorallia herbida DNA window GCCGGAGATCCACCCGCTCGGACAGCCCCAGCGCGCCGATCAGCTCCCGCGCCTCTTCGAGTCCCGCCCAGAACTCCCCCGCCACGGTCAGCCGCACCCCTTCGGGCAGCGCGCGCAGCAGGACGTCGAGCCCCTTGTAGGGCCGGACGATCCCGAAGAACAGCAGCCCGCTTCCCCCGACCCGTCCCGCGCCCTCCTGCGACGCCGCGGGCAGGTGCATCGGCAGTTCCGCGACCGCCACCGGCGCGTCCGTCAGGCTCCCGGCAAGGGCGGCCTGCTCAGGGGTGTGCGTGAGGACCGCCCCGACCCTGCCGAGCAGCGCCCGCATGAGCGGCCGGTCGTAGGGCTTGGGCTCGTGCGGCAGGACGTTGTGGCACAGCGCCACCGCCCGCTGCCGGGCGGCGCGGCCCATTCCGCGCAGGATCCCCAGGTAGGCCGGCACCTGCACCGACGACAGGACGGCGAAGACCACGAGGTCGTAGGAGCGCAGCCGTCTGCCCGTCCGGTACCACCCGTCAGGGCGGCGCCACGACAGCCTCCGGTGGGTGCCCGGGAAGAGGTCGCCCTCGGGGACGTCGATCGTCTGCTGCCCCGGATAGAGGAACCCCGGGTACTGCGCCTTCCACGACTCGAGGACGACCTCGTGCCCCGCCGCGGCGAGGCGGCGGGCCAGCTCCGTGGTGTGCCGTGCCCCGCCGCCCTTGTAGGGGAAGGCCGGGCCGACGAGCGCGATCCGCATCCGCCGCGGCCCTAGGCGTCGCCGCGCGAGCGGACGATGAGGTCGGCGAGCAGCGCGAGGGACGCGGTGAGCAGCCCGCTCATGAACATGAGCATGGTGTTGTTCGACAGGTACAGCAGGTTGTGCGTGAACTGGTCGAGCAGGCCCTTCACCACCGCGAGGCCGAGCAGCCACAGCGCGAGCGGCATGAGCACCTTGAGCGGGTTGAAGTACATGATCATCCGCAGCACCTGGAGGATGTAGCGGTAGGCGTCCTTGGTGAAGTGGAACTTCGACGTGCCCGCGCGCTTGGCGTAGTCGATGGGCAGGTACCGCACGCCGTGCTGGTTGCACAGGAACGCCAGGGTGATCGTGGTGACACAGGAGAACCCGGGCGGCAGCAGCCGAAGATAGGGCCTGGCGACCTCGCGGCGGAACGCGCGCAGCCCGGAGTTCAGGTCCGGGATCGCCGACCCGGACAGCCGTTCGGCGATCTTGCGGATGATCCACTTGGCGGGGACCCGCAGCAGCTTGTGCGTGCCCTCCTCGGTGCGCCGCGCGCCGACGACCTGGTCGACGGTCGGGTCGGTGTCGAGGATCTCGACGAGCTCGGGGATCCGGTCGTTGGGGTAGCTCATGTCGGCGTCGGTCCACACCACGATCTCGCCGCGCGCCTGCTGGCTGCCGACCCGCCGGATCGTGCCCGACCCGCTGTTGTGGTGGAACGGGATGACGCGCAGGTGCGGGAAGCGCGGCTCGGCCTCGCGGAGGCGGGCGAGCGTCTCGTCGGTGGAGCAGTCGTCGAACGCGAGCAGCTCATAGGTCTGGCCGCTGGCGTCCAACGCCTTGGTGATGCGTTCGACCTCGTCGACGACATGGTCCTGCTCGTTGTAACAGGGCAGGACGACGGTGACGTGCACGGACTGCTGCTCGGGGCTCACGGCGCCCAAGCCTACCGATCCCCGCGCCGCCACCCCGGAATCCGGACAAACAAACACCGATGATCACGGAATTCTCCGCATCACACCGGACACGACGACAAGAACCGAACACTTCCGCCATACTGCTGCACACCTTGAAACACTCCGGGACTCGGGCGGGTTCATGCGCGGCGGAATCGACTACGACCTCGAATTTCTGGAGACCCCGGAGATCAGCGGCGCCTACGACACGACAGCCCCGCAAGGCAAGGCCTGGAAGATCATCCAGTGGGTGTCCATCGGGCTCGCGGCCTGCCTGGTCCTCGGCAGCCTGACGGCCTACGGCTTCTACTACAAGTTCGCGGGGAACATCAAGCAGGAGACGGACCCGGGCAACATCATCGAGGCCAACCGCCCCAAGAAGCTCGACAGCTCCGTCAACATCCTCGTCCTCGGATCCGACACCCGCGCGGGCAAGAACGGCGGCTACGGCAGCCACATCGAGGGCGAGCGCTCCGACACCGCGATCGTGCTGCATCTGTCGGCGGGCGGCGAGAAGGCCACCGCCATCAGCTTCCCGCGCGACTCCTGGGTCTCGATCCCCGAGTGCAAGGACCACTCCGGCAAGACCATCGGCGCCCGCACCGACAAGATCAACTCGGCCTTCGCCTACGCGGGCGCCTACTGCACCTGGGCGACGATCGAGAGCCTCACCCAGATTCGGATCGACCACTATGTGAAGGTCGACTTCACCGGCTTCAAGGACATCGTGAACGCGCTCGACGGCGTCGAGATCTGCTCGCCGATCGCGTTCGAGGATCCCAAGGCCCAGCTGGTGATCCCCAAGGCCGGCAAGCAGAAGATCAACGGCAAGCAGGCGCTCGGCTGGGCCCGCACCCGCTACAAGCTGGGCGACGGCTCCGACCTCGGCCGCATCCAGCGCCAGCAGCAGCTGATGAGCTCGATCGTGCAGAAGGTGACGAGCAAGGGCATCCTCACCAACCCGACCAAGCTCCTCGGCTTCGTCAACGCTGCGACCAAGTCACTGAAGACCGACGAGGGCTTCAACTCCACCGAGATCACCGACCTCGCCACCAAGGTCAAGGGCCTGCGCCCGGACAGCATCAAGTTCGTCACCGTGCCCTGGCGGTACGCGACGGAGGCCGAGCGGGCGTCGGACGCGAGCCTCGCCGGCGTGGTGTTCTGGCAGGAGGACAAGGCCCAGGAGCTGTTCGACGCGATCCGCCGCGACAACAAGGTGCCGAAGAACACCAAGCCCAAGAAGCCCACCGCGACGGAGGCGGCGGCCGATGGAGAGGCCGCGGCCCCCGCCGCCGACACTCCCAAGGTGAAGGCCGCGGACGTCGTCGTGAAGGTCTACAACGGCACCGACCGGCAGGGCCTCGCGGGCCGCGCCGTCACCGACCTCACCACCAAGAAGTACCAGGCCTCGCTCGGCTCGACCGGCAGCTACCAGAACGGCGCCCTGGAGAAGACGGTCATCGCCTACGGCACCGGCGGCGAGGCCGCGGCGGCGCTGCTCGGCAAGCTGCTCCCGGACGTGACCCCGAAGCTCGACGCGACCCTCGAGGCGGGCACCGTCCACCTCTACCTCGGCGCCGACTACGCGGGCCTCGGCTCGGCCGCCTCCTCGATCCCCGAGGTCGACGACGAGGTCACGGCCTCCGACGACATCTGCAAGGCCGGCGGCACGACCACCTGAGCGCCCCCGGGCGTCAGCCGTCCTGGACGATCTCGGCCATCCACACCGTGATGGTCAGCGACCAGGTCGAGCGGGGCCGGGACTCCAGGGCGTGCCCGTCCTGACGGGTGCGCAGGTCGACCACCTGGACGGGATCGCCGTAAGGGGAGACGTCGGAGGCGTTGGCACCGAGCACCACGGCCCTGCGATCCTTGGCCAGGACGCGCGCGGCGACCCGGTCCACGTCGGCCTTGGCCGCGCCGTCGACCCGGGCCGTCGGAATGCCGCAGGAGTCGCGCAGCACCGGGGAGAAGCGGTCGGCGGTGACCCGCTCGGTGATGAGCACGGTCACGCCCTGGCCGAGTTCATGGCACAGCGCCCGCACCGCGGCGCTCTCCCCCTGGTCGACCGGCTTGAACACCAGGCCCGCCGACGCGGCCCCGATCGGGAACGTCAGCGCGAGCGTCCCCGCCGCGGCGAACAGGAACGCCACCGCCCTGCCGTAGCCGGTGCGCCGGACCCGGCGCGTCGCCCACGCCAGCGCCCACACCGCGAACAGCAGCAGCCCGGGGATGACGACCGACACCAGCCGGCGCGACGCCCACGGATGGTCGGGGGTGATCCCGGGCCGCAGCAGGGTCGCGACGGTCGTCAGCGCGATCAGCCCGTACGGCAGCACCCATTCGGGGGACGCGCGCCTCAGCAGCCGGCGCAGCAGCAGCGCCGCGCCCGCGGTGGCGAGGATCAGCGCGGGGACGCCGACGTACCAGGCGACCCAGTGCAGCGACAGCTCGGTGTACTGCCGGGCGCCGTCGACCGGCAGCCCGATCGTCTTCTGGATATAGGCGATGTACTCGGAGTTGAACTCGTCTTCGGCGTTGGTCGGGATCCGCCTGACCGTCTGCACGTACGGCCGGACCGCGAAGCCGATCATGATCAGGACGGTCAGGGCGGCGGCGAGGTCGGGGATCCGGCCGCGCGCGACCCAGTCGCCGCCGCGCCGGAACGACACCGGCCGCCACCGCCACAGCGCGGCCATCGCCGCGGTGCCGAGGACCGTCGCGCCGGTGACCGCGAGCAGCGGCAGCAGCGAGCCGCCGAGGTAGGTGAGGTAGGGCCGAGACAGGAGGTAGCCCTCGGCCAGCCCCGCGCCCGCGCCGACGGCCACGCCCGCGGCCAGCGGCAGCCCGGTGCGCCTGCGCCGGGCGAACAGCACCCCGGCGAAGACGATCACCGGGAGGATGTCGCGCAGCCCGTCGATCCGGACCAGCACCACGAGCCCGAACGCCAGGCCCGCGAGGAACGCGCGCGCCCTGCCCCCGCGCAGGTCGCGCACGTCGTGCAGCAGGCACAGGCCGCCGAGCAGCAGCACCAGCGCCGCGGACTCGCTGTAGGTCGCGCGCGACACGAACATCACCGGCCAGCACAGCGCGAACGCCGCGGCGCCGACCGGCGCCCACAGCGGCCCGACGAGCCGGGCGGTGAGCCCGCCGAACGTCAGCACCGCGAAGGCGCCGAGCACGGGCGCGACGGCCAGCAGCGCGCCCGTCCCGCCGATCCAGCCGCCGAGCGCCAGCAGCAGCGGCATCCCCGCCATGAACTGCGGGACGATCTCGGTGCCCCCGCTCTCGGCGTAGAAGCCGGGGCTGTCGAACCGCAGGACGGGATCGGGCCCGCCGAACGCCCACAGCGACGGCGAGATCGGCAGGGCGCCGTGCCCGTTCAGCCAGGCCGCGAACTGGGCGTAGGTGGCCGGGTCGCGCCGCACGATGACCTGCTCGGAGTTGAACTCCAGCTGCACCGCGAGGAAGAGCACGGTCACCAGGAGGACGCCGGCGAGCGGCCACCAGCTCCAGCGCGGGTCCAGGCCGGGGCCCTGCGGCACGCGCGGCGCGCCGTGCAGCCCGACCGCCAGCGCGGCCGCGGCGGCGAACGGGAAGAGCGCGAGCGCGGGCCCGATCGTGAAGGTGCCGAGCAGCAGCAGCGGCAGCCCGACCACGAGCCAGGCGACCACCAGCAGGACGGGCACGACGCTGACGCGCGCCAACGCGCTGGGCGGTACCGCTCGGGTTGTCACGGTGCAGCAGGCTAACGGGTGCCCCATGTGAAAACCGTGAAGCGTGCCTCCCGCACGAAATCCGCTTCCCACGCCGCGT harbors:
- a CDS encoding LCP family protein, giving the protein MRGGIDYDLEFLETPEISGAYDTTAPQGKAWKIIQWVSIGLAACLVLGSLTAYGFYYKFAGNIKQETDPGNIIEANRPKKLDSSVNILVLGSDTRAGKNGGYGSHIEGERSDTAIVLHLSAGGEKATAISFPRDSWVSIPECKDHSGKTIGARTDKINSAFAYAGAYCTWATIESLTQIRIDHYVKVDFTGFKDIVNALDGVEICSPIAFEDPKAQLVIPKAGKQKINGKQALGWARTRYKLGDGSDLGRIQRQQQLMSSIVQKVTSKGILTNPTKLLGFVNAATKSLKTDEGFNSTEITDLATKVKGLRPDSIKFVTVPWRYATEAERASDASLAGVVFWQEDKAQELFDAIRRDNKVPKNTKPKKPTATEAAADGEAAAPAADTPKVKAADVVVKVYNGTDRQGLAGRAVTDLTTKKYQASLGSTGSYQNGALEKTVIAYGTGGEAAAALLGKLLPDVTPKLDATLEAGTVHLYLGADYAGLGSAASSIPEVDDEVTASDDICKAGGTTT
- a CDS encoding glycosyltransferase family 2 protein, whose translation is MSPEQQSVHVTVVLPCYNEQDHVVDEVERITKALDASGQTYELLAFDDCSTDETLARLREAEPRFPHLRVIPFHHNSGSGTIRRVGSQQARGEIVVWTDADMSYPNDRIPELVEILDTDPTVDQVVGARRTEEGTHKLLRVPAKWIIRKIAERLSGSAIPDLNSGLRAFRREVARPYLRLLPPGFSCVTTITLAFLCNQHGVRYLPIDYAKRAGTSKFHFTKDAYRYILQVLRMIMYFNPLKVLMPLALWLLGLAVVKGLLDQFTHNLLYLSNNTMLMFMSGLLTASLALLADLIVRSRGDA
- a CDS encoding glycosyltransferase family 4 protein; translated protein: MRIALVGPAFPYKGGGARHTTELARRLAAAGHEVVLESWKAQYPGFLYPGQQTIDVPEGDLFPGTHRRLSWRRPDGWYRTGRRLRSYDLVVFAVLSSVQVPAYLGILRGMGRAARQRAVALCHNVLPHEPKPYDRPLMRALLGRVGAVLTHTPEQAALAGSLTDAPVAVAELPMHLPAASQEGAGRVGGSGLLFFGIVRPYKGLDVLLRALPEGVRLTVAGEFWAGLEEARELIGALGLSERVDLRPGYLPAEEIPGILRAADALVLPYRAATASQNVMMAFEHGVPVVATRVGGFAAQIRDGVDGVLAEPDDAASLRAAIEKLLADPDGFRARVVRPDPEPVWTAYLAALTGPRAR